A part of Setaria viridis chromosome 8, Setaria_viridis_v4.0, whole genome shotgun sequence genomic DNA contains:
- the LOC117834134 gene encoding probable WRKY transcription factor 62: MKHNDSNRYLPKSSVCDDLPHACNHRLVLKEISKEQSLVMQLRAIVLPALEMNQNSELVSQMFQSILDCSSMVIAELLHCQSDAPAVDMLVDDKETVQRISNDVIEDSARPQHHHQNKRRRVAESMSFETPVPHYDGHQWRKYGQKQINGAKYPRSYYRCTYGKEQGCKATKTVQQYDPVTNTASDHSIMYKAIYYGRHTCNFNGNDSGISVPKDNGETNTHRNHDLVHYNNNQCSIVSVTCSHPDDHQTFLDGNVVHDTYGDIIPRNINMDWQLDTIESVQLDFDNWDWR; this comes from the exons ATGAAGCACAACGACAGCAACAGGTACCTTCCTAAATCTTCAGTTTGTGATGACTTGCCTCATGCTTGCAACCACCGGTTGGTGTTGAAGGAGATTTCCAAGGAGCAATCTCTGGTGATGCAGCTGCGAGCCATAGTGTTGCCGGCTCTGGAAATGAACCAAAACTCTGAGCTTGTATCCCAGATGTTTCAGAGCATTCTGGATTGCTCTAGCATGGTGATTGCTGAACTGCTGCATTGTCAATCTGATGCCCCAGCTGTTGATATGCTGGTGGATGACAAGGAGACCGTACAAAGGATTTCTAATGATGTCATCGAGGACAGCGCAAGGCCACAACACCATCATCAGAACAAGAGAAG AAGAGTTGCTGAATCTATGTCATTTGAGACACCCGTTCCGCACTATGATGGCCACCAATGGAGGAAATATGGGCAGAAGCAGATCAATGGTGCAAAATACCCAAG GAGCTACTACAGATGCACATACGGGAAAGAACAAGGCTGCAAAGCAACAAAGACAGTGCAGCAGTATGATCCCGTCACAAATACTGCCAGCGATCATTCCATCATGTACAAAGCCATCTACTACGGCCGGCATACCTGTAACTTCAATGGCAACGATAGTGGTATTTCAGTCCCAAAGGACAATGGTGAAACAAACACCCACAGAAACCATGATCTTGTGCATTACAACAACAATCAGTGCAGCATTGTCTCAGTAACCTGTTCGCATCCTGATGACCACCAAACATTCTTAGATGGTAATGTAGTTCATGACACTTATGGAGACATTATTCCCAGAAATATAAACATGGATTGGCAACTTGACACAATTGAGTCGGTGCAGTTGGATTTTGATAATTGGGACTGGCGTTGA